A section of the Sphingomonas ginsenosidivorax genome encodes:
- a CDS encoding TonB-dependent receptor plug domain-containing protein, whose amino-acid sequence MRSFNRANAARLCGGAAPLAILLSLSTAAFAQTAPAEPTVTPTDQAAEAAPDDIVVTGSLFRRTNTETPSPVTVLTADNLAKAGITTAADAIRSVSADSGGSIGVGFQSGFSAGGVAVSLRGLGVSSTLVLVDGLRSANFPINDDGHNAYVDLNSIPFSLIDRVEVLKDGASSTYGADAIGGVVNLILKKQFTGIAGTVEAGASSRGDAARQRANLTIGYGDYADKGFNVYLNGEFQQDGRVSNHSRGFPYNNRDLTSIGGNDNNGADNSLTTPTPNAVVVRTTQTDLNNPLSGGTALINTNYTTLNLANCLGGTYTQTGGANGVGCKHNIEDEYFQIAPFQRKYSFNGRISVRLADNVEGYLTGSYSNSYVSINNAPRGLRNTQPYGGAPGLASSNPGIVLPVYICTSGINCAIPGAPGRQLNPNNPYAAANAATPAQGAARIYYTFGDIDAGSDRTNEVYRFAGGLHGTVGDDWTWKVDGVYARDNLEIVQRGYLNIANTLNAINTGAYNFVNPSLNTQAVRDFVSPDKITPSHSEMYSLDAAITKQLFELPGGPLMVAIGGQVRRESLENNNQNAALDTWGLTTSSAFGKHTVSAGYFEIQAPVLNVLELNGSGRYDHYSEGFGRFSPKVGFKFTPIKQVALRGTYSQGFRAPTFAESGPRSQYAGFVTTQPPGNFCALHGGSATATNTCVTGGNPYNLSYSVGRGFVGNPDLKPETSRSFTGGIIVEPTSWFSATVDYYNVKKSNLIANGPLAGDAIVAYYRQSNLAAATAAVAAVGPGYSVNTVDGIDPAFPNALPRLLIINAPFVNVNFDKTSGLDFAAQARVPLGEGLRFTSRVEATYIIQYDRHTAQGVQKYAGTMGPYDLSSGNGTPAWRGNWQNTLDLGKLSLSATAYYVGKIKAVATDQGNLDTSCAAALYKSSQPGVPNDRFCYVKRFINVDLNATIAVNDDFSFFGNIGNVFGARAPIAPASYASSPNYLTTWHYAGLIGRTFRAGANFKF is encoded by the coding sequence ATGCGCTCGTTCAATCGCGCCAACGCTGCACGTCTGTGCGGCGGCGCAGCGCCGCTCGCCATCCTGCTGAGCCTGAGCACCGCCGCCTTCGCACAGACCGCACCGGCCGAGCCGACCGTCACGCCGACCGATCAGGCGGCCGAGGCTGCCCCCGACGACATCGTCGTCACCGGTTCGCTGTTCCGCCGTACCAACACCGAGACGCCGTCGCCGGTCACCGTGCTGACCGCGGACAACCTCGCCAAGGCCGGCATCACCACCGCAGCCGACGCGATCCGCTCGGTCTCGGCCGATAGCGGCGGCTCGATCGGCGTCGGCTTCCAGAGCGGCTTCTCCGCCGGTGGCGTCGCGGTCTCGCTGCGCGGTCTGGGCGTGTCGTCGACGCTGGTGCTGGTCGACGGGCTTCGCTCGGCGAACTTCCCGATCAACGACGACGGCCACAACGCCTATGTCGACCTCAACTCGATCCCGTTCAGCCTGATCGACCGCGTCGAAGTGCTCAAGGACGGCGCCTCGTCGACCTATGGCGCGGATGCGATCGGCGGCGTGGTCAACCTGATCCTCAAGAAGCAGTTCACCGGGATCGCCGGCACCGTCGAGGCCGGCGCGAGCAGCCGCGGCGATGCCGCGCGCCAGCGCGCCAACCTGACGATCGGCTATGGCGACTATGCCGACAAGGGCTTCAACGTCTATCTCAACGGCGAATTCCAGCAGGACGGGCGCGTCAGCAACCACAGCCGTGGCTTCCCGTACAACAACCGCGACCTGACCTCGATCGGCGGCAACGACAATAACGGCGCCGACAACTCGCTGACCACCCCGACGCCGAACGCCGTCGTCGTGCGCACGACGCAGACCGACCTCAACAACCCGCTCAGCGGCGGCACGGCGCTGATCAACACCAACTACACGACGCTGAACCTCGCGAACTGCCTCGGCGGTACGTACACGCAGACCGGCGGCGCAAACGGCGTCGGCTGCAAGCACAACATCGAGGACGAATATTTCCAGATCGCGCCGTTCCAGCGCAAATATTCGTTCAACGGCCGCATCAGCGTCCGCCTGGCCGATAATGTCGAGGGCTACCTGACCGGCAGCTATTCGAACAGCTATGTCAGCATCAACAACGCGCCGCGCGGCCTGCGCAACACGCAGCCCTATGGCGGCGCGCCGGGTCTGGCGTCGAGCAACCCGGGCATCGTCCTGCCGGTCTATATCTGCACCTCGGGCATCAACTGCGCGATTCCCGGCGCACCCGGGCGCCAGCTCAACCCGAACAACCCCTACGCCGCGGCCAATGCCGCCACGCCTGCACAGGGTGCTGCGCGGATCTACTACACCTTTGGTGACATCGACGCGGGCAGCGATCGTACCAACGAAGTCTATCGCTTCGCCGGCGGCCTGCACGGCACGGTGGGCGACGACTGGACCTGGAAGGTCGACGGCGTCTACGCCCGCGACAACCTGGAGATCGTCCAGCGCGGCTATCTGAACATCGCCAACACGCTGAACGCGATCAACACGGGCGCGTACAACTTCGTCAATCCGTCGCTGAACACGCAGGCGGTCCGCGACTTCGTCTCGCCCGACAAGATCACGCCGTCGCATTCGGAGATGTATTCGCTCGACGCCGCGATCACCAAGCAGCTGTTCGAACTGCCGGGCGGTCCGCTGATGGTCGCGATCGGTGGCCAGGTCCGCCGTGAATCGCTCGAGAACAACAACCAGAACGCCGCGCTCGACACCTGGGGGCTGACAACCTCGTCGGCCTTCGGCAAGCACACCGTGTCGGCGGGCTATTTCGAGATCCAGGCACCCGTGCTCAACGTTCTCGAGTTGAACGGGTCGGGCCGCTACGATCATTATTCGGAAGGGTTCGGCCGCTTCTCGCCCAAGGTCGGGTTCAAGTTCACGCCGATCAAGCAGGTCGCACTGCGCGGAACCTATTCGCAGGGCTTCCGTGCACCGACCTTCGCCGAATCCGGTCCGCGGTCGCAATATGCCGGCTTCGTCACCACGCAGCCCCCGGGCAATTTCTGCGCGCTGCACGGCGGTTCGGCGACGGCGACCAACACCTGCGTCACCGGCGGCAACCCGTACAACCTGTCCTATTCGGTGGGTCGCGGCTTCGTCGGCAACCCCGACCTGAAGCCCGAGACGTCGCGCAGCTTTACCGGCGGCATCATCGTCGAGCCGACTTCGTGGTTCAGCGCGACGGTCGACTATTACAACGTCAAGAAGTCGAACCTGATCGCCAACGGCCCGCTCGCGGGTGATGCCATCGTGGCCTATTATCGCCAGTCGAACCTCGCTGCCGCCACTGCGGCGGTCGCGGCGGTCGGTCCGGGCTATTCGGTCAACACGGTCGACGGTATCGATCCGGCGTTCCCGAACGCGCTGCCGCGCCTGCTGATCATCAACGCGCCGTTCGTGAACGTGAACTTCGACAAGACGTCGGGGCTCGACTTCGCGGCCCAAGCGCGCGTCCCGCTGGGCGAGGGTCTCCGCTTCACCAGCCGCGTCGAGGCGACCTACATCATCCAGTATGATCGCCACACGGCGCAGGGCGTGCAGAAATATGCCGGCACGATGGGTCCGTACGACCTGTCGTCGGGTAACGGCACGCCGGCATGGCGCGGCAACTGGCAGAACACGCTCGACCTGGGCAAGCTCTCGCTGAGCGCGACCGCGTACTATGTCGGCAAGATCAAGGCGGTCGCGACCGACCAGGGCAACCTCGACACGTCGTGCGCCGCGGCCCTGTACAAGTCGTCGCAGCCCGGCGTGCCGAACGACCGGTTCTGCTACGTCAAGCGCTTCATCAACGTCGACCTGAACGCGACGATCGCGGTGAACGACGACTTCTCGTTCTTCGGCAATATCGGCAACGTCTTCGGCGCGCGCGCCCCGATCGCGCCGGCGTCCTATGCTAGCTCGCCCAACTACCTGACCACCTGGCATTATGCCGGTCTGATCGGGCGGACGTTCCGCGCAGGCGCGAACTTCAAGTTCTGA
- a CDS encoding acyltransferase domain-containing protein, protein MTLALLCSGQGRQSREMFALFADAPAAAPILAAASAALGQDVQAFLETAGDAALYANRTSQILCVARGLAAAACLAPTEPFLVAGYSVGEMTAWGVAGLWPAEQTLRLTAIRAEAMDAAGGRDDGLGFVRGLPRDRVAALVDRFDCAIAIVNPGLLFVIGGARDAVERCCAAALEGGAHSARPIAVHVASHTPRLSAAVPSFRAALEASEPRRPSPGRTLIGAADASIVTGARGIAGLAAQVCTTVDWAATLDALVERGVDRVLELGPGTALADMVRSAYPLLDVRAVDDFRGMAGVAAWVTR, encoded by the coding sequence ATGACGCTGGCGCTGCTGTGTTCGGGGCAGGGCCGGCAGAGCCGCGAGATGTTCGCACTCTTTGCCGACGCGCCGGCAGCGGCACCGATCCTGGCGGCGGCGAGCGCGGCGTTGGGGCAGGACGTCCAGGCGTTCCTCGAAACGGCCGGGGACGCCGCGCTCTATGCGAACCGGACCAGCCAGATCCTCTGCGTCGCGCGGGGACTGGCTGCCGCCGCGTGCCTTGCGCCGACCGAGCCGTTCCTGGTCGCGGGGTACAGCGTCGGCGAGATGACGGCCTGGGGTGTCGCCGGGCTCTGGCCGGCCGAACAGACGCTGCGGCTGACCGCCATCCGTGCCGAGGCGATGGACGCGGCAGGCGGCCGAGACGACGGACTGGGCTTCGTCCGCGGCCTGCCGCGCGACCGGGTCGCGGCGCTCGTCGATCGCTTCGACTGCGCGATCGCGATCGTCAATCCGGGGTTGCTGTTCGTCATCGGCGGCGCGCGCGACGCGGTCGAGCGCTGCTGCGCGGCGGCGCTGGAGGGCGGCGCGCACTCGGCGCGGCCCATCGCGGTGCATGTCGCCTCGCACACACCACGGCTGTCGGCGGCGGTCCCGTCGTTCCGTGCCGCGCTGGAGGCGTCCGAGCCGCGGCGGCCGTCGCCGGGACGCACGCTGATCGGCGCGGCGGACGCATCGATCGTCACGGGCGCCCGCGGGATCGCCGGGCTTGCGGCACAGGTATGCACCACGGTCGACTGGGCCGCGACGCTGGACGCGCTGGTCGAGCGCGGCGTCGACCGGGTGCTCGAACTCGGCCCCGGGACGGCGCTCGCCGACATGGTGCGCTCCGCCTATCCGCTGCTGGACGTCCGCGCGGTCGACGACTTCCGCGGTATGGCGGGCGTCGCCGCCTGGGTCACCCGCTAG
- the mdcB gene encoding triphosphoribosyl-dephospho-CoA synthase MdcB, whose product MSALACPVAAAIDCDGIGRRASDGLRAEVALYPKPGLVSPVDSGAHDDMDAAVMIRSADTLEPWFAALARAGAAGSGMGRLRAIGIEAEAAMMAATGGVNTHRGAIFGMGLLCAAAGFRARYGAGGTLGAIVAGRWGREIGQGPVALHSHGSVVARRHATGGARAEAAGGFPSLYRIALPALAEGRRLAADPDAHRVHALFALIVGVDDTNLLYRGGSDGLAFAQAKARGFLDAGSVAAPGWRDRAIAIHRAFAARRLSPGGCADLLAMALFVEAVA is encoded by the coding sequence GTGAGCGCGCTGGCGTGCCCGGTGGCGGCGGCGATCGACTGCGACGGTATCGGGCGCCGGGCGAGCGACGGCCTCAGGGCCGAGGTCGCGCTCTATCCCAAGCCCGGCCTCGTCAGCCCGGTCGACAGCGGCGCGCATGACGACATGGACGCGGCCGTGATGATCCGCAGCGCGGATACGCTCGAGCCCTGGTTCGCGGCGCTCGCACGCGCGGGTGCGGCGGGGTCGGGGATGGGCCGGCTGCGCGCGATCGGGATCGAGGCAGAGGCCGCAATGATGGCAGCGACCGGCGGCGTGAACACGCATCGCGGCGCGATCTTCGGCATGGGGCTGCTGTGCGCCGCGGCGGGGTTCCGCGCGCGGTACGGCGCGGGCGGGACGCTGGGCGCGATCGTCGCGGGGCGCTGGGGCCGGGAGATCGGGCAGGGGCCGGTCGCGCTGCACAGCCATGGCAGCGTGGTCGCACGCCGTCACGCGACCGGCGGTGCGCGGGCCGAAGCGGCGGGCGGCTTTCCGTCGTTGTACCGGATCGCGCTGCCCGCGCTCGCCGAAGGACGGCGGCTGGCGGCGGACCCCGACGCGCACCGCGTGCACGCGCTGTTCGCGCTGATCGTCGGGGTGGACGACACCAACCTCCTCTACCGCGGTGGCAGCGACGGGCTGGCCTTCGCCCAGGCAAAAGCGCGTGGCTTCCTCGACGCCGGAAGCGTGGCGGCACCGGGATGGCGCGACCGCGCGATCGCGATCCACCGCGCTTTCGCCGCCCGGCGGCTGAGCCCCGGCGGATGCGCCGACCTGCTGGCGATGGCGCTGTTCGTCGAGGCCGTCGCATGA
- the mdcG gene encoding malonate decarboxylase holo-[acyl-carrier-protein] synthase, which yields MRFDRHRLVYLDPARWPGVLDAHPALRAIPAVADWVAKGRPLIARRPLCPDGAGLVPLGLPLPPMSGKQRLAVAVPPDAILSDAPPPLLAEAGREAPSAWQPTIAALVALDPETRCFGSLAWSYLTGLPYLSARSDLDLVWQVASADHAARLAAALGGIEAEAPMRLDGEIVTPAGLAVQWREWASDARGVLAKAMEGNRLVARADLFA from the coding sequence ATGCGGTTCGATCGGCACCGGCTGGTCTATCTCGATCCGGCGCGCTGGCCGGGGGTACTGGACGCGCATCCGGCGTTGCGGGCGATCCCGGCGGTAGCCGACTGGGTGGCGAAGGGACGTCCGCTCATCGCGCGCCGCCCGCTATGTCCCGACGGCGCAGGGCTGGTCCCGCTCGGGCTGCCGTTGCCGCCGATGTCCGGCAAGCAGCGTCTCGCGGTCGCCGTCCCGCCGGATGCGATCCTGTCCGATGCGCCGCCGCCCTTGCTCGCGGAGGCGGGGCGGGAAGCGCCGTCGGCATGGCAGCCGACGATCGCGGCGCTGGTCGCGCTCGATCCCGAGACGCGGTGTTTCGGCAGTTTGGCCTGGTCGTATCTGACGGGCCTGCCCTATCTGTCGGCGAGGTCGGACCTCGATCTCGTCTGGCAGGTCGCGTCCGCCGACCACGCGGCGCGGCTGGCGGCGGCGCTGGGAGGAATCGAGGCGGAGGCGCCGATGCGGCTGGACGGTGAGATCGTGACGCCGGCGGGTCTTGCCGTGCAGTGGCGCGAATGGGCGTCGGATGCGCGCGGGGTGCTCGCAAAGGCTATGGAGGGCAACCGCCTGGTCGCCCGCGCGGACCTGTTCGCGTGA
- the mdcE gene encoding biotin-independent malonate decarboxylase subunit gamma has translation MTPAEILDSLFPGGHDVTTDGDLLFGRAPFGGGIVHVVGATGGAPIGIDQAIRLSAAVLEIASSDDGAPILFLVDSASQRMSRRDELLGLSEYLAHLAKSLLLAEANGHRTIGLLYGGSAAGAFIATALACGTLVALPGAHPEVMDLASMARVTKLPIEVLEAKAKTTPVFAPGLDNLVRVGGIAAVWDARASLADQLQAVLDAPRAGDDRAALGADRGGRPNAARIAGAVATAAQG, from the coding sequence ATGACGCCCGCTGAGATCCTCGATTCGCTGTTTCCCGGCGGCCATGACGTCACGACCGATGGCGACCTGCTATTCGGCCGCGCGCCGTTCGGCGGCGGCATCGTCCATGTCGTCGGCGCGACCGGGGGCGCGCCGATCGGGATCGACCAGGCGATCCGGCTGTCCGCCGCGGTGCTGGAGATCGCGTCGAGCGACGACGGCGCGCCGATCCTGTTCCTCGTCGACAGCGCGAGCCAGCGGATGAGCCGGCGCGACGAACTGCTCGGGCTCAGCGAATATCTGGCGCACCTCGCCAAGTCGCTGCTGCTGGCGGAAGCGAACGGGCACCGCACGATCGGGCTGCTCTATGGCGGCAGCGCGGCGGGCGCGTTCATCGCGACCGCGCTCGCCTGCGGGACGTTGGTCGCGCTGCCCGGCGCGCACCCGGAAGTGATGGACCTCGCCTCGATGGCGCGCGTGACCAAGCTGCCGATCGAGGTGCTCGAGGCGAAGGCGAAGACCACGCCGGTGTTCGCGCCCGGCCTCGACAATCTGGTCAGAGTCGGCGGGATCGCGGCAGTCTGGGATGCACGGGCAAGCCTCGCGGACCAGTTGCAGGCGGTGCTGGACGCCCCTCGCGCAGGCGACGATCGTGCGGCGCTGGGCGCGGACCGCGGCGGGCGGCCGAACGCGGCGCGGATCGCCGGGGCGGTTGCGACCGCGGCGCAAGGATGA
- a CDS encoding biotin-independent malonate decarboxylase subunit beta — protein sequence MSNIRQSWYEAGARERIAALVDPRSFTEFVGPECRETSPHLGIFDLPAQFDDGIVVGSGTIEGAPVLVAAQEGRFMGGAFGEVHGAKLTGLLRAAKALARDVVIAFDTGGVRLQEANAGEIAIAEIMRAIVEARLDGVRVVGLIGGRAGCYGGGGLIAGCCSTLIVSEQGRISVTGPEVIETNKGVEEFDSRDRALVWRTMGGKHRTLIGGADVFVDDDAAAFRAATTAALARPAEAASVRNASPLPFVPSEVEAPPIEQGPSTSPRANGRGERPGLDLATLAAEQARLERRIARFGDLGDATDIWRALGIDDPKAIPDMPADAFAALAALYRESADDAR from the coding sequence ATGAGCAACATCCGCCAGAGCTGGTACGAGGCCGGCGCGCGCGAGCGGATCGCCGCGCTGGTCGATCCGCGCAGCTTCACCGAGTTCGTCGGGCCCGAATGTCGCGAGACCAGCCCGCATCTCGGCATCTTCGATTTGCCCGCACAGTTCGACGACGGCATCGTCGTCGGCAGCGGGACGATCGAGGGCGCGCCCGTCCTCGTCGCCGCGCAGGAAGGCCGCTTCATGGGCGGCGCTTTCGGCGAGGTCCACGGCGCCAAGCTGACCGGGCTGCTGCGTGCGGCCAAGGCACTGGCACGCGATGTGGTCATCGCGTTCGACACCGGCGGCGTGCGCTTGCAGGAGGCGAACGCGGGCGAGATCGCAATCGCCGAGATCATGCGCGCGATCGTCGAGGCGCGGCTGGACGGCGTCCGCGTCGTCGGGCTGATCGGCGGGCGCGCGGGCTGCTACGGCGGCGGCGGGCTCATCGCGGGGTGCTGCTCGACGCTGATCGTGTCCGAACAGGGCCGGATCAGCGTGACCGGGCCCGAGGTGATCGAGACCAACAAGGGCGTCGAGGAATTCGATTCGCGCGACCGTGCGCTCGTCTGGCGGACGATGGGCGGCAAGCACCGCACGCTGATCGGCGGCGCGGACGTCTTCGTCGACGACGATGCGGCGGCCTTCCGCGCCGCGACCACGGCGGCATTGGCGCGGCCGGCTGAGGCAGCGTCCGTTCGGAACGCCTCCCCCCTCCCGTTCGTGCCGAGCGAAGTCGAAGCACCACCGATCGAGCAAGGCCCTTCGACGTCGCCCAGGGCGAACGGGAGAGGGGAGCGACCCGGTCTCGATCTAGCTACTCTGGCGGCCGAGCAGGCGCGGCTCGAACGGCGGATCGCACGGTTCGGCGACCTCGGCGACGCGACCGACATCTGGCGCGCGCTCGGCATCGACGACCCCAAGGCGATCCCCGACATGCCCGCCGACGCCTTCGCGGCCCTGGCCGCCCTGTACCGGGAGAGCGCCGATGACGCCCGCTGA
- the mdcC gene encoding malonate decarboxylase acyl carrier protein, which translates to MEILHFDIAAPVPAGGTRAMALVGVVASGNLEVLVERGDAPDRCAIEISTAAHGFRDLWDAVVADFVGRRAAGGLRIAINDGGARPDTVSLRLAQAVRLIEEPEA; encoded by the coding sequence ATGGAAATTCTCCATTTCGATATCGCCGCGCCAGTCCCGGCGGGCGGCACGCGCGCGATGGCGCTGGTCGGCGTGGTCGCGTCGGGCAATCTCGAGGTGCTGGTCGAGCGCGGCGACGCGCCCGATCGGTGCGCGATCGAAATCAGCACCGCGGCGCACGGCTTTCGCGACCTGTGGGACGCCGTGGTCGCCGATTTCGTCGGCCGGCGCGCGGCAGGCGGCTTGCGGATCGCAATCAACGACGGCGGCGCGCGCCCCGACACGGTGTCGCTGCGGCTCGCGCAGGCCGTCCGCCTGATCGAGGAGCCCGAGGCATGA